The sequence GGAACTGGAAATTGAGAAGTAGTCAGAAGTAGCCAACGTCTTCACTTGACTTTGATTTTTCAAGTATTTCCCTAAGGAATTCTTCGGCATCTTTTGGATCCATTCCAACCTTGACGACCAAAAGTTCAGAATATCCTCTTTTTTGGCGCCCTTCTCAAGTCGTTCCAATACCATCATCACAATTCTTTCAAAAACTGCCATGGCGAACTCTTCTTCGAGTCCCAGAGCCCTTATAACCTCGTTCAAACCAATTAACAGGCTCGTGAGAGCATCGTTAAATTCGCCTTTCCCAAGAGTTTTCCTGTCCAAGTCGACTCTTAAAGTTATTTCCTCGTTCATCCCAGTTATGCAGAACTTTATCAGGTTCAACTTGTCGTTAAGCATCAAAAGAGAGTGGTAAACTTTCAAGCGCTCTGGCACTTCTAAAGCAACGGTATCAACGCCAAGAGGGACTATCAGATGAACAAATTCCTTATCTATTACTACATTAAGAACAAATGGTATTTTTGGATATTCAGCCAAATAAACCCCATCTGACTTTTTTGTCACTTTCCACGGGAGGTCCACTATATCCCTCGCATTGTCATACCCCTCTTCCAACCATTTGAGTACTTCCACAGGAACCACCATATGAAGTTGAACTTTGAAGTATTTAAGTTCAATCTTCCACCGGAAGCGATAGTCGAAATAGCCGCAAACACCTCATGAAATCTTTACAATAGACAACCCCTGTAAGGTGTAATGGCCATTTCCTATGGACGAAAAATGAACAAAGATATGCATTGAAAAGAGTACAACAGTGCTCCCAAACATGCATCCGATTTAACAAAAGTATTTGCCAACCAACCATTTGTTAAACAGAGACCTAGCCCCCCAGAGTTTTATTTCCACTGGAGGCTGTGCAGAACACCCGACACTTTCTATTAAATTGGTGAAAACACTCCCATTGTTTTTACACTTTGAGATATATATATTTATCTATGAACATTGTTCAGAAAATAACATGACCAATGATAAGAAATAACAACTAACTGGCATTTATCATTTAAGTATTGTGAACAACTTAACATCGACAAACTCAAATGACCCTTTTAAATGCTTTTTACATTTCTATTCTCCACAAAATCCGTCCGATTTTCCAAACTGGGTTCCAGTGGAAATGAAACTCTGGGGGGCCTGTCAGACGAGTTTATGAACGCTTAGATAACCATAGAAAAGGGGTTTTATTTCCACTGGAACTTTTGGATGCTAATGTATTAAAATGTGCATAAATATGCAAAATTGTGGTGTTTTATTTCCACTGGAACTCATGCTGCCTTGAAATGTTGTTCAGAAGATGCACAACTACTCGTTGGGGGTTTACAAATAGGGCTTTATTTCCACTGGAAATC comes from Thermococcus aggregans and encodes:
- a CDS encoding DNA-binding protein, which produces MEVLKWLEEGYDNARDIVDLPWKVTKKSDGVYLAEYPKIPFVLNVVIDKEFVHLIVPLGVDTVALEVPERLKVYHSLLMLNDKLNLIKFCITGMNEEITLRVDLDRKTLGKGEFNDALTSLLIGLNEVIRALGLEEEFAMAVFERIVMMVLERLEKGAKKEDILNFWSSRLEWIQKMPKNSLGKYLKNQSQVKTLATSDYFSISSSISFLHNFQWKQNS